A window from Drosophila kikkawai strain 14028-0561.14 chromosome 2L, DkikHiC1v2, whole genome shotgun sequence encodes these proteins:
- the Sumo gene encoding small ubiquitin-related modifier 3 encodes MSDEKKGGETEHINLKVLGQDNAVVQFKIKKHTPLRKLMNAYCDRAGLSMQVVRFRFDGQPINENDTPTSLEMEEGDTIEVYQQQTGGAH; translated from the coding sequence atgTCTGACGAAAAGAAAGGCGGAGAGACGGAGCACATTAACTTGAAGGTTCTCGGACAGGACAATGCCGTCGTCCAATTTAAGATAAAGAAGCACACACCATTGCGAAAACTGATGAACGCTTATTGCGACCGTGCCGGACTCTCCATGCAGGTGGTGCGCTTCCGTTTCGACGGCCAGCCCATCAACGAGAACGACACTCCGACCTCGCTGGAGATGGAGGAAGGCGACACCATCGAGGTATATCAGCAGCAGACTGGCGGCGCTCATTAA